From a region of the Desulfosalsimonas propionicica genome:
- a CDS encoding ABC transporter substrate-binding protein, which produces MNKMLWVFLYMPILLLPILVYACGQSGDKGNAEDNNRSFIQLGEFTLQKVSPGRTEVRDGAGRRLVLVPKNAPAPGNVDSNRLIRTPVKRVAAYGAFNVSVLKALGVLETTLVGSTYPTEKWHIPEVRNGMKSGKIAFLGSDNSIDFERLDQVQPDLVLTWDRSIIPMLNDLDIPCVITSSTTAMCLNTRMRFVKFLAPFFHREDQARSFFNRVNTALTEIREQTHNAGPPLKVMWGDIYEKRVLVEPGNAWVAELINTLQSDYLFDDVFGTSCIEINVERFLYSGKEADILFTYRTPEQGATSKKALARLNPILSGIRPLNDGRVYAPLPHYAQSYHRLDEILKEIAAILYPELYKDDALRYFMELPETNPETRRRR; this is translated from the coding sequence ATGAATAAAATGCTTTGGGTTTTTCTATATATGCCAATCCTTCTGCTGCCCATACTTGTTTATGCATGCGGTCAGTCCGGAGATAAAGGCAACGCGGAGGATAACAACAGGTCCTTTATTCAATTGGGGGAATTTACACTGCAAAAGGTTTCCCCCGGACGAACCGAGGTACGCGACGGCGCCGGCCGCAGGCTGGTGCTGGTGCCGAAAAACGCCCCTGCGCCCGGAAATGTGGATTCCAACCGTCTCATCCGAACACCGGTCAAGCGCGTTGCGGCATATGGTGCATTTAATGTTTCCGTATTAAAAGCGCTGGGGGTTTTGGAAACAACGCTGGTGGGATCCACTTATCCAACAGAGAAATGGCATATCCCGGAAGTCAGAAACGGTATGAAATCCGGAAAAATCGCTTTTCTGGGAAGTGACAACAGCATTGATTTCGAGCGCCTGGATCAGGTGCAGCCGGATCTGGTGCTGACCTGGGACCGCTCCATTATTCCCATGCTCAATGACCTGGACATTCCCTGCGTTATCACTTCTTCAACCACGGCCATGTGTTTGAATACCCGGATGCGTTTTGTCAAATTCCTGGCTCCTTTCTTTCACCGGGAGGATCAGGCCCGGAGTTTTTTCAACCGGGTCAACACCGCTTTGACGGAAATCCGCGAACAAACCCATAATGCAGGGCCGCCGCTTAAGGTTATGTGGGGGGATATCTACGAAAAAAGGGTGCTGGTGGAACCGGGCAACGCCTGGGTGGCCGAACTGATCAATACCCTTCAAAGTGATTACCTGTTTGATGACGTCTTTGGCACGTCCTGCATTGAGATCAATGTAGAACGGTTTCTCTACAGCGGCAAAGAAGCCGACATCCTGTTTACTTACCGCACGCCTGAACAGGGCGCCACGTCCAAAAAGGCCCTGGCTCGCCTGAACCCGATTTTATCCGGCATACGGCCCTTAAATGACGGAAGGGTGTATGCGCCTCTGCCGCATTATGCACAATCCTATCACCGGCTGGATGAAATCCTCAAAGAAATCGCCGCCATCTTGTATCCGGAATTGTATAAGGACGATGCGCTTCGCTATTTCATGGAACTGCCGGAAACCAATCCCGAAACCAGACGGAGAAGATAA
- a CDS encoding helix-turn-helix domain-containing protein produces MTMQADKKGQYGLPDRTIWSDPDIRIVHMASSVFSGQSPEHDHSDCICLFFCLCGKIRVRAVFEGQVRDFWVPDNCCHFHCSPNGCRLECEGDKKSCQGLMVTVGRCLLTRVIAEENAAWIYERIGADQVFAHQQILPMTSGMRSVVNEILHSDFAKGPVHLFYLAKILELICNIVAIDELTPFNESSPSNVQIIQKSIACMEEAMDNPPSIVELAGRAGVSASKLKQLFPHICGTTPYAYLRRLRMEKAISLLRQGEMNVTEVAYAVGYDSISHFSKLFYQYHGMRPSRVRRQACTMMQSGPEK; encoded by the coding sequence ATGACCATGCAAGCTGATAAAAAAGGCCAATACGGGCTTCCGGATCGGACCATCTGGTCTGATCCGGATATCCGGATTGTTCATATGGCATCATCGGTTTTTTCCGGACAGTCACCGGAGCATGATCATTCCGACTGCATTTGTCTGTTTTTTTGTCTGTGTGGAAAAATTCGGGTCAGGGCTGTATTTGAAGGGCAGGTACGGGATTTTTGGGTTCCGGATAACTGCTGCCATTTTCACTGTTCCCCCAATGGCTGCAGGCTGGAATGCGAAGGCGACAAAAAAAGCTGCCAGGGGCTTATGGTCACTGTCGGCCGGTGCTTGCTGACCCGAGTGATTGCGGAAGAAAACGCTGCCTGGATTTATGAAAGAATAGGGGCTGACCAGGTGTTTGCGCATCAGCAGATCCTTCCGATGACTTCCGGCATGCGGTCGGTGGTCAATGAGATTCTTCATTCCGATTTTGCCAAAGGTCCGGTTCATCTGTTTTATTTGGCCAAGATCCTGGAGCTTATCTGTAATATCGTTGCCATTGATGAGTTAACCCCGTTCAATGAGAGCAGCCCGTCAAACGTGCAGATCATCCAAAAATCCATCGCCTGCATGGAAGAAGCTATGGATAACCCGCCTTCAATCGTGGAACTGGCCGGCCGGGCAGGGGTCAGTGCCTCCAAGCTCAAACAGCTGTTTCCCCATATTTGCGGCACGACCCCTTATGCGTATCTGCGCAGGCTGAGGATGGAAAAAGCGATTTCGCTTCTGCGCCAGGGTGAAATGAATGTGACTGAAGTGGCTTATGCGGTGGGCTATGACAGCATTAGTCATTTCAGCAAGTTGTTTTACCAATACCACGGAATGCGTCCCTCCCGGGTTCGCCGGCAAGCCTGTACAATGATGCAGTCCGGTCCGGAAAAATAA
- a CDS encoding DUF4198 domain-containing protein has product MVKMLSRKKVYALMGLLTVFLLQPVLPSDAYGHSLFIQSSRYHVHAGKVSPLFFCYGHHIPVDDGVRAEKLKSVRVYTPAGDIRKIKIRNETCLHSYMVDYDGPGTYVLAAETNPGFYTVYMDEKGRERHTIKPKSAIIDRSGEIKLSLYSKQYAKTYVTCEKSSSDFPGRIGQNLELVPVRDISGLKAGDDLELKVYFKGKPYTGPGTWNATYNGFSTRSEDYYYSKTAVSGDTIRIPIPRSGRWFVRYSVKVDAEGADREKYLQEKQTATLVFQIPGEVKNPGK; this is encoded by the coding sequence ATGGTTAAAATGCTGAGTCGGAAAAAAGTGTATGCATTGATGGGTTTGCTTACGGTGTTTTTGCTGCAGCCGGTCCTGCCGTCTGATGCTTACGGCCATTCCCTGTTTATTCAATCCAGCCGGTACCATGTCCATGCCGGGAAAGTCTCCCCGCTTTTTTTCTGCTATGGGCATCATATTCCCGTAGATGACGGCGTGCGCGCGGAAAAATTAAAATCAGTGCGTGTATATACGCCTGCCGGTGATATCCGGAAAATCAAAATCCGCAATGAAACCTGCCTTCATTCGTACATGGTGGATTATGACGGGCCGGGCACTTATGTGCTTGCCGCTGAGACCAATCCCGGCTTTTATACGGTTTATATGGATGAAAAAGGTCGTGAACGGCATACCATCAAGCCCAAAAGCGCGATTATTGACAGATCAGGGGAAATCAAGCTCAGTCTTTACAGCAAGCAGTACGCCAAAACCTATGTGACCTGTGAAAAATCTTCGTCCGATTTCCCGGGGCGCATCGGCCAGAATCTTGAATTGGTCCCTGTCCGCGATATCTCCGGGCTCAAGGCGGGCGATGACCTGGAGCTGAAAGTTTATTTTAAGGGGAAGCCATATACCGGGCCCGGGACCTGGAATGCCACTTACAACGGATTTTCCACGCGTTCGGAGGATTATTATTATTCAAAGACTGCCGTGTCCGGTGATACGATTCGCATTCCCATTCCCCGCTCAGGCCGCTGGTTTGTGCGGTATTCTGTCAAGGTTGATGCCGAGGGCGCAGACCGGGAAAAGTACTTACAGGAAAAGCAGACGGCCACTTTGGTTTTTCAAATTCCCGGTGAAGTGAAAAATCCCGGTAAATGA
- a CDS encoding FecCD family ABC transporter permease, with protein sequence MNVAAKPIAGRHPLREHRRIFGFVLLGVLTVLLMVFNIAVGSIPISPGEIWEALIHPQSTAIYNDIIWKIRIPRTISAILGGAYLAVSGLLLQVYFRNPIVGPFILGISSGATVMVSFVMLTTLTVGMTVISPFVTTLAAFIGAYAVMMVVVAIAYRVKSGITLLIVGLMMGYLCHAITSILTALAEKEKIKGFVLWQLGSFSGFGWDEIWMLLIFGGLVLALIYFLSKPLNAFLLGETYAASMGVNIRRFRILILLCACALAGMITSVAGPVAFIGLAVPHMARLVFQTSDNRILIPGACLVGALVTSLCDFIARMLLSPVELPLSAITAFFGAPIVMGLLVKRRVEL encoded by the coding sequence ATGAACGTTGCAGCAAAGCCCATAGCCGGCCGGCACCCCCTTAGGGAACACAGGCGGATCTTTGGTTTTGTCCTTTTGGGAGTGCTGACTGTCCTGCTGATGGTTTTCAATATCGCGGTGGGCTCGATTCCCATCTCTCCTGGGGAAATCTGGGAGGCCCTTATCCATCCGCAAAGCACGGCCATTTATAACGATATCATATGGAAAATACGCATTCCCCGGACAATTTCGGCAATTTTGGGGGGAGCCTACCTGGCGGTTTCAGGGCTTTTGCTCCAGGTGTACTTCCGCAATCCCATCGTGGGCCCGTTCATTCTGGGAATCTCCTCGGGCGCCACGGTGATGGTTTCCTTTGTCATGCTCACCACTCTCACTGTCGGCATGACGGTAATTTCCCCGTTCGTGACCACGTTGGCCGCTTTTATCGGGGCCTATGCGGTCATGATGGTGGTTGTGGCCATCGCATACAGGGTAAAAAGCGGGATCACCCTGCTGATTGTCGGATTGATGATGGGCTATTTATGTCATGCAATCACCAGTATTCTCACGGCCCTTGCGGAAAAGGAAAAAATAAAAGGCTTTGTGCTCTGGCAGCTTGGCAGTTTTTCAGGTTTCGGCTGGGATGAGATCTGGATGCTACTCATCTTCGGGGGCCTGGTGCTGGCCCTGATTTATTTTTTAAGCAAGCCGTTAAACGCTTTCCTGCTGGGCGAGACCTATGCCGCCTCCATGGGGGTAAACATCCGGCGTTTCCGGATACTGATTCTGCTGTGCGCCTGTGCGCTTGCCGGCATGATCACATCAGTGGCCGGGCCGGTGGCCTTTATCGGCTTGGCTGTTCCGCATATGGCGCGCCTGGTGTTTCAAACCTCGGACAACCGGATTCTGATTCCAGGCGCCTGCCTTGTGGGTGCGCTGGTCACCAGCCTGTGCGATTTTATCGCCCGGATGCTGCTTTCTCCGGTTGAACTGCCGCTTTCGGCAATCACAGCTTTTTTCGGCGCACCGATTGTCATGGGGCTTTTGGTTAAAAGGAGGGTGGAATTATGA
- a CDS encoding ABC transporter ATP-binding protein, which translates to MNHNKPNHILSCTDLAVGYKDKTVLSDLTLGFAPGQFVSLLGPNGAGKTTLLRTFSRHLKPIAGAIKVMGRPIGEITAMDLARYMAVVLTEKISPPLFSVFEFVALGRYPHTDFLGQMDQADHRAVEKALAAVNAGNLVHRSFSDLSDGERQKALVARALAQEPQLLLLDEPTLHLDLKHRMEVMSILRNLCHSHGITVVASLHDVDVAAKVSDRVALIKDGGVSAWGMPETVLSGPVVADLYDFNDARFSSRLGGIEFRGTGSKGRIFVLAGAGTGALVYRMLIKRGFAVSTGILCSNDVDYYVARCLGADCMTQTSMTWVNSETLAEAGKKLDACELVIDCGFDNGHGPISQGNQKLLEMALKKGKRVMSLRSNGIEKTDPDLPATDGPIICRDAAELLEAIDHRAWVHHEQKQTFNPSPTAA; encoded by the coding sequence ATGAATCACAACAAACCAAACCATATCCTGTCCTGCACTGATCTGGCGGTGGGCTACAAGGACAAGACTGTGCTGTCGGATTTGACCCTGGGGTTTGCGCCGGGCCAGTTTGTTTCTCTGCTGGGACCCAACGGCGCCGGGAAAACCACACTTTTGCGGACTTTTTCCCGGCATTTAAAGCCGATAGCAGGGGCCATAAAGGTTATGGGCCGGCCCATAGGGGAAATCACCGCCATGGATCTGGCCCGATACATGGCGGTCGTACTGACGGAAAAAATCTCGCCCCCGCTTTTTTCAGTATTCGAATTTGTGGCTTTGGGCCGCTATCCGCACACGGATTTTCTGGGGCAAATGGATCAGGCAGACCACAGGGCGGTTGAAAAAGCCCTTGCGGCTGTAAACGCCGGGAATCTGGTCCATCGCTCCTTTTCCGATCTGAGCGACGGTGAGCGCCAAAAAGCACTGGTGGCCCGGGCCCTGGCCCAGGAACCGCAGCTATTGCTTTTGGATGAACCCACTCTTCACCTGGATTTAAAGCACCGCATGGAAGTTATGTCCATTCTTCGCAACCTGTGCCACAGCCACGGAATCACGGTGGTGGCCTCACTGCATGATGTGGATGTGGCCGCCAAGGTATCCGACCGAGTGGCTCTGATCAAGGACGGCGGGGTGTCTGCCTGGGGAATGCCCGAAACCGTGCTCTCCGGTCCGGTTGTGGCGGATCTCTATGACTTCAATGATGCCCGGTTCAGCAGCCGGCTGGGGGGAATTGAGTTCCGGGGAACCGGCAGCAAGGGCCGAATTTTTGTCCTGGCGGGCGCCGGCACCGGGGCCCTGGTATACAGAATGCTGATTAAGCGGGGATTTGCAGTATCCACAGGCATTCTCTGCTCCAATGATGTGGATTATTACGTGGCGCGTTGCCTGGGAGCGGATTGCATGACACAGACGTCCATGACATGGGTAAACAGCGAAACCCTGGCTGAAGCCGGGAAAAAACTCGATGCCTGCGAACTGGTCATTGACTGTGGGTTTGACAACGGCCACGGCCCAATAAGCCAGGGCAACCAAAAGCTGCTGGAAATGGCCCTGAAAAAAGGCAAGCGAGTAATGAGCCTGCGCAGCAACGGAATCGAAAAAACAGACCCGGACCTTCCAGCAACAGATGGACCCATCATCTGCCGGGATGCGGCCGAACTGCTCGAAGCCATAGATCACCGGGCATGGGTACATCATGAACAAAAACAAACATTTAATCCGTCCCCCACAGCGGCATAA
- a CDS encoding DUF3450 domain-containing protein, whose product MKAHEKKSIIRPGRCCGYFLVLLVLMAGVVPAGQNPLDIYQTAEKEIAERQKMQQHEEQWTERKQSLKRRYQELESQIQTMETRKDRLSDKLDLRRQKVNGMEQTIVESDRVKKELQSTLEGIAARLDRFVENDLPFLIDERSQRIKALKTCLIDPDVPLAEKTRRTFEALQVELDYGRRLETSGQTVDIDNREMAVDVLRVGRLSLFCRTADGSTTGRYVPAQQSWQLLGEKYDSAISAAMEVAAQRSPVKMINLPLGRLEVE is encoded by the coding sequence ATGAAAGCACATGAGAAAAAATCAATTATTCGCCCGGGCCGGTGCTGCGGGTACTTTTTGGTGTTGCTTGTGCTCATGGCCGGGGTTGTCCCGGCCGGGCAAAACCCGCTGGATATTTACCAGACAGCGGAAAAGGAAATCGCAGAACGCCAAAAAATGCAGCAGCACGAGGAGCAATGGACTGAGCGGAAGCAGTCATTGAAGAGGCGTTACCAGGAGCTTGAGTCCCAAATACAAACCATGGAGACACGGAAAGATCGTTTGTCCGATAAACTTGATCTGCGAAGACAGAAGGTGAACGGCATGGAGCAGACCATTGTGGAATCAGACCGGGTCAAAAAAGAGCTTCAGTCCACCCTGGAAGGTATCGCCGCCCGACTGGATCGATTTGTGGAAAACGACCTGCCTTTTCTGATAGACGAGCGCTCCCAACGGATCAAGGCATTGAAAACCTGTTTGATTGATCCGGATGTGCCGCTTGCCGAAAAAACCCGGCGAACGTTTGAGGCCCTGCAGGTGGAACTGGATTACGGGCGCCGCCTGGAAACAAGCGGGCAAACCGTGGATATAGACAACCGGGAGATGGCCGTGGATGTGTTGCGGGTCGGCAGGCTTTCCCTTTTTTGCCGGACCGCTGACGGAAGCACAACAGGCCGGTATGTGCCGGCTCAGCAGAGCTGGCAGCTGCTGGGGGAAAAATACGATTCAGCCATATCAGCGGCCATGGAAGTGGCCGCTCAGCGGTCCCCGGTGAAAATGATCAATTTGCCTCTGGGCAGACTGGAGGTAGAATGA
- the ccsA gene encoding cytochrome c biogenesis protein CcsA, with protein MWLFLLPGLSANAALVFWRYSTAWPLMPMYLGPATLPLCLGLLTTLDRRRADDIRARRFVLGLTLFLAVAAFLFPKDFYLPFLKSNTPASHLFFLFKTLGQGCFLFSAAWAWAGLLSGKPQQPWLGWAVWGFVFWTLCMFSGMLWSYLGWGSPVVWDDAAITLIMATWFFYISLLHLHLTGTWTAQTRAAYAASGAFVVVTLNFVPDLGPLRWPF; from the coding sequence ATGTGGTTGTTTTTACTCCCGGGTCTTTCTGCCAATGCCGCGCTGGTATTTTGGCGATACTCGACCGCCTGGCCCCTGATGCCCATGTATCTGGGGCCGGCAACCCTGCCGCTTTGCCTGGGTTTGCTGACCACGCTCGACCGGCGCAGGGCAGATGATATCCGGGCACGCCGTTTTGTCCTGGGTCTGACCCTGTTTTTGGCTGTGGCCGCGTTTTTGTTTCCCAAGGATTTTTATCTGCCGTTTTTAAAATCCAACACCCCGGCCTCTCACCTGTTTTTTCTATTCAAAACCCTCGGCCAGGGCTGCTTTCTTTTCAGTGCCGCATGGGCATGGGCAGGTCTTTTATCAGGCAAACCGCAGCAGCCCTGGCTCGGCTGGGCGGTTTGGGGGTTTGTCTTCTGGACCCTGTGCATGTTCTCGGGCATGCTTTGGTCTTATCTGGGCTGGGGATCGCCGGTTGTCTGGGATGATGCGGCCATCACCCTGATTATGGCGACCTGGTTTTTTTATATCAGCCTGCTGCATTTGCATCTCACCGGCACCTGGACGGCTCAGACCCGGGCGGCTTATGCCGCATCAGGTGCTTTCGTGGTCGTGACGCTGAACTTTGTCCCGGACCTGGGGCCGTTACGATGGCCGTTCTAG
- a CDS encoding TonB-dependent receptor plug domain-containing protein produces MGYSQLRWLRSGIGLLLVCMLSAGQAVAGEDVIQAGNVVVTATKTDHLIEDVPVKTEVITRREIEDRKLKTLQEALEHLPGLRVDMDSGSWGDKGKVSIRGMESRHVLILVDGHRIYGGHDASVDLQSYPTEMIERIEVVKGPGSALYGSEAMGGVINVITRKAEDGKDFSASAAAGSRNRRIMEATGSWKSNGMGSVLSYTSKHSDGVDPDYDQYKEHAIQGTLRYDLSPRAEISLKPYFSEHRMDYEDRIQQRVGVNPSWQWKPDNLSTLRLWGSWFRYDHESSDEQTGETATEYAHDMYETEINYSRLFSGRHLLTLGSQFEREERDDKIKEYEAEEDVLSFFVSDEIDFNPLVLVLGVRVDEHDEWGSEVTPKFSIAYRVSDAVKLRSSVGRGVNAPTLSKLYGQWRMGPYAVQPNPDLEPEESWGYDMGADWNPTKNISLSATLFQNEVDNLIVSRSIRQGAPPWDLVWENVEKARIRGVEVSTAIVITDDLTADFAYTYLDTENLDTGMELGERPMHQVSMRLGYFWRQYGISAFLEGQYRGRRYADEDNEERLDEYAVFDIVLNKDFGDHYQGFVRVDNILNKKDVTDAYDVDGTEFLAGVQMNF; encoded by the coding sequence ATGGGATATAGCCAATTGCGATGGTTGCGGTCAGGGATCGGTTTGCTGCTGGTTTGCATGTTAAGCGCCGGTCAGGCAGTGGCCGGAGAAGATGTCATACAGGCCGGCAATGTGGTGGTCACCGCGACCAAGACCGATCATCTCATAGAGGATGTGCCGGTTAAAACCGAGGTGATTACCCGCCGGGAAATTGAAGACAGGAAGCTCAAGACGCTGCAGGAGGCACTGGAACATTTGCCCGGTCTCAGGGTTGATATGGACAGCGGGTCATGGGGCGACAAGGGCAAGGTCAGCATCAGAGGCATGGAGTCCAGGCATGTGCTGATCCTGGTGGATGGTCACCGTATTTATGGCGGCCATGATGCATCCGTGGATTTACAGTCTTATCCAACGGAAATGATCGAACGAATCGAGGTGGTCAAGGGGCCTGGCTCCGCCCTTTACGGAAGCGAGGCAATGGGCGGGGTAATCAATGTCATCACGCGCAAGGCAGAAGACGGAAAGGACTTTTCCGCATCTGCGGCTGCAGGCAGTCGAAACCGGCGGATCATGGAAGCCACCGGCAGCTGGAAAAGCAACGGCATGGGATCCGTCCTGAGTTATACTTCTAAGCATTCAGACGGCGTTGATCCGGATTATGATCAATACAAGGAGCATGCGATTCAGGGGACACTTCGTTATGATTTGTCGCCCCGGGCGGAGATCAGCCTGAAACCCTATTTTTCCGAACACCGGATGGACTATGAGGACCGGATCCAGCAGCGCGTGGGCGTAAACCCGTCCTGGCAATGGAAGCCGGATAATTTGTCAACGCTTCGGCTATGGGGTTCATGGTTTAGATATGATCATGAAAGCAGCGATGAGCAAACCGGTGAAACAGCAACCGAATATGCCCATGACATGTATGAAACAGAAATCAATTACAGTCGTTTGTTTTCCGGCCGTCACCTTTTGACGCTGGGGTCGCAGTTTGAGCGTGAAGAGCGCGATGATAAAATAAAGGAATACGAAGCGGAAGAAGATGTGCTGAGTTTTTTTGTTTCAGATGAAATCGATTTCAACCCGTTGGTGCTGGTGCTCGGGGTGCGGGTGGACGAGCATGACGAGTGGGGATCCGAGGTCACGCCGAAGTTCAGCATTGCCTATCGGGTAAGCGATGCCGTCAAGCTCCGCAGTTCCGTGGGCCGGGGGGTTAACGCGCCAACGCTGAGCAAGCTTTACGGTCAGTGGCGCATGGGGCCCTACGCGGTTCAGCCCAATCCCGATTTGGAGCCGGAAGAATCCTGGGGCTATGACATGGGTGCGGACTGGAACCCGACCAAAAATATTTCCCTGTCAGCTACTTTGTTTCAAAATGAGGTGGATAACCTGATTGTTTCCCGCAGTATCCGTCAGGGAGCACCTCCCTGGGATCTGGTATGGGAAAATGTGGAAAAAGCCCGGATCCGTGGGGTGGAAGTCAGTACTGCCATCGTTATCACCGACGATTTGACGGCGGATTTTGCCTATACATATTTGGATACGGAAAATCTGGATACGGGCATGGAGTTGGGAGAGCGGCCAATGCATCAGGTCAGCATGCGTCTGGGCTATTTCTGGCGGCAATACGGCATTTCAGCTTTTTTGGAAGGCCAATACCGGGGTCGCCGATATGCAGATGAGGACAATGAAGAACGCCTGGATGAATATGCGGTTTTTGATATCGTCTTAAACAAGGATTTCGGAGATCATTACCAGGGGTTTGTGCGGGTGGATAATATCTTGAACAAAAAAGACGTTACAGATGCCTATGATGTTGATGGCACTGAATTTTTGGCCGGTGTGCAAATGAATTTCTAG
- a CDS encoding DUF2325 domain-containing protein: protein MPINEKFREPGETRHSAENRSETKPNGRLRFWEFDGFLTCPVAEICLTRSEQKQVLKKSGLSFNKKSAFEIHEAIVASSDSENKLSRKVENLLFRKFKKDSESFESLDPKELMQKWRDLFKTGDYQVILWEIASRPGFPAEFRREVFGNIHMAMHKNAEDQVGLKWQLAEREKSMKGLQESLRKARKARRALEKEKERLSVEKASLERRVRASEQEQSRLQQFVAEISEQDFIAEVKRDNDRLRVRVAELEALTRAKDQEMTSLREQNTSVASKLEKQRDANNRLKTEIEGMMARLSAFHDCDRDCPVYDLCNKRILMVGGITRMKSLYRKLVEGRNGLFEHHDGSVKNGAKNLEGQFKRSDMIVCPVSCNSHNACSLVKKLGKKYQKPVFMLPNSSLNAVAEAIWNQSQSNAEPADFNAVARTAKNSA from the coding sequence ATGCCCATTAATGAAAAATTCCGCGAGCCGGGGGAAACCAGGCACAGTGCTGAGAACAGATCTGAAACCAAGCCCAATGGCCGACTGCGATTCTGGGAATTTGACGGTTTTTTGACCTGTCCGGTGGCAGAAATATGTCTGACGCGGTCCGAACAAAAGCAGGTGCTGAAAAAATCCGGTTTGTCATTCAATAAAAAATCCGCCTTTGAAATTCATGAAGCGATAGTGGCCAGTTCAGACAGTGAAAATAAGCTTTCCCGAAAAGTGGAGAATTTGCTTTTCCGTAAGTTTAAAAAGGATTCAGAAAGTTTTGAATCCCTGGACCCAAAGGAATTAATGCAGAAATGGCGGGATCTGTTTAAAACCGGTGATTATCAGGTGATTCTGTGGGAGATCGCTTCAAGGCCGGGCTTTCCGGCTGAATTTAGGCGTGAGGTTTTTGGTAACATCCATATGGCCATGCATAAAAATGCTGAAGATCAGGTCGGGTTAAAATGGCAGCTGGCAGAGCGGGAAAAGAGCATGAAAGGTTTGCAGGAAAGCCTCCGAAAGGCAAGAAAGGCCCGGCGGGCCCTGGAAAAAGAAAAAGAACGGTTGTCTGTTGAGAAGGCATCCTTGGAAAGGCGGGTCAGGGCCTCGGAGCAGGAGCAGTCAAGATTGCAACAATTTGTTGCCGAAATTTCGGAGCAAGACTTTATCGCTGAAGTCAAAAGGGACAATGACCGTCTTCGGGTCAGGGTGGCTGAGCTTGAAGCGCTGACCCGGGCAAAGGATCAGGAGATGACAAGTCTGCGGGAGCAAAATACTTCAGTAGCCAGCAAGCTGGAAAAACAACGGGATGCCAACAACCGGCTCAAAACAGAAATTGAAGGCATGATGGCACGCTTGTCTGCATTTCATGACTGTGACCGGGATTGTCCTGTTTATGACTTATGCAATAAACGGATTTTGATGGTCGGGGGTATTACCCGGATGAAATCGCTTTACCGAAAGCTTGTCGAAGGCAGAAATGGTTTATTTGAACATCATGACGGGTCTGTCAAAAACGGCGCAAAAAATTTGGAAGGGCAGTTTAAGCGTTCGGATATGATTGTTTGCCCGGTCAGCTGCAATAGCCATAATGCCTGTTCTCTTGTCAAAAAACTGGGCAAAAAATATCAGAAACCGGTTTTCATGCTGCCCAATTCAAGTCTGAATGCCGTTGCCGAGGCGATTTGGAATCAATCCCAATCAAATGCCGAACCCGCTGATTTCAATGCTGTGGCCAGAACCGCAAAAAACAGTGCCTGA